Within the Streptomyces sp. NBC_00554 genome, the region TTGCGGTGCAGCACGCCGACGCCGCCCTGCCGGGCCATGGCGATCGCCATGCGCGACTCGGTCACCTTGTCCATCGCGGCGGAGAGCAGCGGGATGTTCACACGCACGTTGCGCGAGATGCGGGACGAGGTGTCGACCGCGTTGGGCAGCACTTCCGAAGCGCCCGGCAGCAACAGCACGTCGTCGTAGGTCAGCCCGAGTGTCGCGAATTTAGCGGGCACTCCGTCGACGTTGGCAGTCATGACACCTTCCCCAAATGGCCTTGATCGGTGCGGATGTCCATGCTAACGGGAAGCAAGGGTCTCTCATTCCATGGCTTGGGTTGGCCTGGGGCTTCGTACTTTCGTACGGGGCGGGTGGCGTCGCCGTTCATCCACGGCGCCGGAAGCCCAGTCCCGGGCCCGAGCCCGGCGTTCGTAGACCCGCCCCGCCGGGCGCGGGCCGGTCTTCGCCGTGCGGCTACCCGCTGTCGCAGCGGAGAAAAACGCCGTCCTGGCTGGGCCGCGCCCGGCACCGCCGAACACCGCCGTACGGCCTCCCACCGTCGCGGCGGAGAAGAACTGCCGTCCCGGCTGAGCCATGCCCGGCACCGCCGAACACTGCCGTACGGCCTCCCACCGTCGCGGCGGAAAAAACCCGCCGTCCCGGCCGAGCCGCACCCAGCACCACCGCACCGCCAGACACCACCGTCCGGCTACCTCCGCCCCGGCGGACGCGGCGGAAAGAACCGGAAAACCCGGCCCCCGAACAACCCCCGCCTACTGCTCCGCCAACGCCCGCAGCCGGCTCAGCGCCCTGTGCTGAGCCACCCGTACCGCCCCTGGTGACATTCCCAACATCTGCCCCGTCTCCTCGGCCGTGAGGCCCACCGCGATCCTCAGCAGGAGCAGCTCGCGCTGGTTGTCGGGGAGGTTGGCCAGGAGTTTCTTGGCCCATTCGGCGTCGCTGCTGAGCAGGGCGCGCTCTTCTGGGCCGAGGGAGTCGTCGGGGCGCTCGGGCATCTCGTCCGAGGGGACCGCGGTGGAACCGGGATGGCGCATCGCGGCCCGCTGCAGGTCAGCGACCTTGTGGCCGGCGATGGCGAAGACGAACGCCTCGAAGGGGCGTCCGGTGTCCTTGTAGCGCGGCAGCGCCAGGAGCACCGCGACGCAGACCTCCTGCGCCAGGTCCTCCACGAAGTGCCGCGCGTCGCCCGGAAGCCGGGACAGACGGGTGCGGCAGTAGCGCAGCGCGAGGGGGTGAACATGAGCGAGCAGGTCGTGCGTGGCCTGCTCGTCGCCGTCGACAGCGCGATGGACGAGCGCACCGATCACCGTCGTCTCGTCGTCGCGCATCGGTCCATGGTGCCTCGGCGTCGTCCGATCCGTGGCACCGCGTCCATAGTTGTGCACCGAAGCGTTATGAGCAGGTGCGCCGGAACTCATCTCCTGCGCCCTCCCCTTCCGCTCGACCGAATCGTCCCCTAGGAACTCCACACCTCAAGGATGCGGCATCCGCCGGGAAACGGGGATCGGGCATCGAAGAGGCGCTCTCCGAGGGCCCGGCCCCGCCCGCCGCACGGCGGGCAGGGACTACTGCCGTTGTACCCCCACGGCGGCTCACTTAGCGAACCAGGCCCCACCGGAAACCGAGCGCCACAGCGTGCGCGCGGTCCGAGGCGCCGAGCTTCTTGAAGAGCCGCCGGGCGTGCGTCTTGACGGTGTCCTCGGAGAGGAACAGCTCACGGCCGATCTCCGCGTTGGAGCGGCCGTGGCTCATGCCCTCCAGGACCTGGATCTCCCGCGCGGTGAGCGTGGGCGCGGCGCCCATCTCGGCCGACCGCAGTCTGCGCGGGGCGAGCCGCCAGGTGGGGTCGGCGAGCGCCTGGGTCACCGTCGCGCGCAGTTCGGCACGCGAGGCGTCCTTGTGCAGATAGCCGCGGGCTCCGGCGGCGACGGCGAGCGCCACGCCGTCCAGGTCCTCGGCGACGGTGAGCATGATGATGCGCGCACCGGGGTCGGCGGACAACAGCCGCCGAACAGTCTCGACGCCGCCCAGACCGGGCATGCGTACGTCCATCAGAATCAGGTCCGAACGGTCGGCACCCCAGCGGCGGAGTACTTCCTCGCCGTTGGCCGCCGTCGTCACACGCTCGACGCCGGGCACTGTCGCCACCGCACGACGGAGCGCCTCTCGGGCAAGCGGGGAGTCGTCGCAGACGAGGACGGATGTCATGGCCGTCCTCCGCAGCTGATGCGCGTCACCTTGAGCCTCCAGGCTGGTACGAATCGTCATCTGTGCGGTCGACACTCGCCGACGGAAACTGCCGTCTGCCCGAGCGCTTGTTCCTTCAACCGCCTCGGCACTTCCAACGATGGTCACTCGAAAGAGTTACGGGGCAGCCGGTCGTCTTCGGCACTGTACGTGAGGGTGCGGACACGGTGCAGACATGCGGGGCGGACCCACAACCTTTCATCACAACCCATGCCCCATTTAGCCCGATTTCTTCCCTTTTGCTGGTGTCTGTGGCTAGATTCGCAATGAGTCATATTTTCATCTCCTTAGATCGTAGATGTACGGTCGGTGGGCACATAGCAGCCCAGAACGGCAACAAGGGGACACGCAATGGCAGATTTCTCCCGCCTTCCCGGTCCGAACGCGGACCTCTGGGACTGGCAGCTCCTCGCGGCTTGCCGCGGGGTCGACAGCTCGCTCTTCTTCCACCCGGAGGGCGAGCGAGGTGCGGCACGGAGCGCTCGCGAGAACTCGGCCAAAGAGGTCTGCATGCGATGCCCGGTACGCGCGGAGTGCGCGGCACACGCGCTGGCGGTGCGCGAGCCGTACGGCGTGTGGGGCGGGTTGACCGAGGACGAGCGAGAAGAGCTCATGGGACGGGCACGCAACCGGCTGGTCTCAGCGTCGGCCACTGGAAGCAGTCCCGCTTCGAACAACTGAAGGAACGTTTCTGCTAACCGGGCACGCGCACGCGTGCCCCTACTTTTCCGATGCCGCGCGCCGTGGCGCCCGGGTTCTCCCAGGGCTGGGGCTACCGCTGCGCGGCCCGCGCCAGCCGGTCCAGCGTCGCCGCCACCGCGGGCACCTGAGCAAGATCCGGCAGTGTGAGCGCGACGATCTCCCGCCGCACCGGGGGCTCCACCCTTACCGTGCGCGCCCCCTTCGGCCGTACGGACTCGATGGCGAGTTCCGGAAGGACCGCAACCCCCAGACCGGCGCCCACCAGGCCGACCACGGCCGGGTAGTCGTCGGTGGCGAAGTCGATACGGGGCTCGAAGCCCGCGCCGCGGCAGACCTCGACCAGTTGTCGGCGGCAGCGCGGGCAGCCCGCGATCCACGGGTCCCCGGCGAGTTCGCCGATCGCGACCGACTCGGCCCCGGCGAGGCGGTGGCTCTCGGGGACGAGCCCGACGAGGCGGTCCAGGAGCAGGGGGCGTACGACCAGGTCGTCCCACTCCTCGACGCCCGCCGCCCCCTCGTACCGGAACGCGAGCGCGATGTCGCAGTCGCCCTCGCGGAGCATCTCCACCGAGCGCGGCGGCTCGGCCTCCTCGAGGGAGACCCGGGTGCCGGGGTGCGCTGCGCGCAGGGCGGCGAGGGCCGTGGGGACGAGCGTGGAACTGCCGCTGGGGAAGGAGACGAGCCGTACGCGGCCGGCGCGCAGGCCCGCGATCGCGGCGACCTCCTCCTCGGCGGCCGTCAGTCCCGCGATGATGCCGGCCGCGTGCCGGACCAGCGCGTCGCCCGCCTGCGTCAGGCGCATCTCTCGTCCCGTGCGGACCAGCAGCGGCGTGCCGACGGACGCTTCGAGCGCCTTCATCTGCTGGCTGACGGCGGGCTGGGTGCAGCCCAGTTCGCGCCCGGCCGCCGAGAAGGAGCCGGTGGCGGCGACGGCGCGCAGTACACGGAGATGGCGGGCCTCGATCATTTTCTGAGCATAAGGGTGCCTTGGGTATGGAAGCGAATATTGCGTCGACGCTTTGGCTCCCATCGCCTAGCGTTCTCGTCATGAAGCTTCTCTCGCTGAATCTCGGCCGGGCGCGAGCCGTCGACTACACGGACCAGCCGGAGGGGGTGACCGGCATCGACAAACAGCCGGTGCCCGGGCCGGTGCGGGTCGCGGCGCCCGGGCCCAAGGGGACCGGCGGGAGCGGCCTCGCCGGGGACGACGTGTGCCACAAGCGGCACCACGGCGGGGATCACCAGGCCGTGTACGCGGTCGCGCGCGAGGATCTCGACGACTGGGAACGCGAGCTGGGCCGGACGCTGCCCGCCGGCTCCTTCGGCGAGAACCTCACGACACTGGGGGTCGACGTGTCCGGAGCGCTGATCGGCGAGCGCTGGCGGATCGGGCCCGAGGTGGTCCTCGAGGTCACCTGCGGGCGCATCCCCTGCCGGACCTTCCAGGAACACGTCGGTGAGAAGGGCTGGGTGAAGCGCTTCACCCAGAAGGGGGCGCCGGGCGCGTATCTGCGTGTCGTCGAGCCCGGCGAGATCCGCTCCGGCGACCCGATCGAGATCGTGCACAGGCCGGACCACGACGTCACGGTCGCCCTCCAGTTCCGTGCGATCACGACCGAACGGGGGCTGCTGCCAAGGCTGTTGGACGCGGGCGAGGCGCTGCATCCGGAATCCCGGGCGATCGCCGAGAAATACGTGGCGACGCCCGGCGCTTAGCAGGGGCTGCGCAGGCAGTCGCGCGCCCCGCGCAGAAGTGGTGTGGGGCGCGCGGACGTTGGGGGCGCGGGGCGCCGGACCACAGGTCAGGTCACTAACCTTGGGCCATGACAACGGCTCTGATTACGGGATCGACCGCGGGGATCGGCGCCGCCTTCGCGCGGCGTCTGGCGGCTGACGGGCACAACCTCGTGCTGGTGGCGCGTGACACCAAGCGGCTGGGCGAGCAGGCGACCGAGCTGCACGACCGGCACGGCATCGAGGCGGAGGTGCTGACGGCGGATCTGGCGACGGACGACGGCATCGAGGCCGTGGCCGAGCGCTTGAGCGACCGCAAGAACCCGGTCGACCTGCTGGTCAACAACGCCGGTTTCGGCAACAAGGGCCGGTATCTCGACGTGTCGATCGCCGACGAGCTGAAGATGCTCAAGGTGCACTGCGAGGCGGTCCTCCGGCTGACCTCCGCGGCGACCGAGGGCATGCGCGAGCGCGGCCGTGGCGGGGTCGTCAACGTCGCGTCGGTGGCCGCGTTCCTGCCGCGGGGGACGTACGGGGCGTCCAAGGCGTGGGTCGTGCAGTTCTCGCAGGGCGCGGCGAAGGACCTGGCAGGCAGCGGCGTACGGCTGATGGCGCTGTGCCCCGGTTTCGTGCGCACCGAGTTCCACCAGCGCGCCGGGATGGGCACCGACAACATCCCCAACTGGATGTGGCTGGACGCCGACAAGCTGGTCGCCGCAGCGCTCACGGACCTGTCCCGCGGCAAGACCCTGTCGATTCCCGACCCGCGCTACAAGGTGCTGATGGGCATGGCAAAGGTGGCGCCGCGGTCGTTGCTGGGCGGCATCTCCTCCAGGACCGGGCGGAAGTACGGGCCCCAGTAGGCCAGAGGGGTGGCGCCGCCGTCCCAGTGGGACGATGGGGGTATCGACCGGACCCAGGGGGGCCGGAAGGCGGCGTCATGACATTTGTGCAGCTCATCGACTGCAAGACGGGTCGATTCGACGAGATGGACCGGCTCATGGACACATGGGTCGAGCAGACCAAGGGCAAGCGGACCGCGACGCACAGCGTCATCGGCAAGGACCGGTCCGACGCCAGGCACTTCATCGAGATCGTGGAGTTCGCGTCGTACGAGGAAGCGATGGCGAACTCGAATCTTCCCGAGACGGACAAGATCTTCCGGGAGATGGTGGCGCTCTGCGACGAGATGCCGACGTTCACGGATCTGGATGTGGTGCGGGACGAGTGGCTCTACAAGACCAACGTCCGCAATTTCTACGGGCTGGTCGCCGGCAAGGGCGAGTTGCCTTCGTGGGACGAGGTCGTCGCGGAGAACTACCACGACCACGATCCGTCCAACGAGCAGGACGTGATCGGCCTGGACGCCATGCGCCGCGAGGTGGACATGTGGCGGACCGGGTTCGACTTCACGTTCACCATCGAGGACCAGCTCGCCGACGGCGACCGGGTCTGTACGCGCTGGACCTGGAACGGCACCCACAAGGGTGACTTCATGGGGATCCCGGCCAGCGGCAGGCAGGTCGCCATGACCGGCACGACCATCCACCGGTGCACCGACGACGGCAAGCTCGCCGAGGGCTGGTGGCAGTACGACAGGCTGGGACTGATGGCGCAGCTCGGGGCGCTGGATTCGCTGGAGCAGTGACCCGTAGCCCGTGTCGCTGGAGCAGTGACCCGTAGCCCGTAGCCCGTAGTGGATAAACGGGAGAAGCCCCCGTTCCCTGTGGGAACGGGGGCTTCCTCGGAAGCTGGTGCCTCAGTGCGAGTGGCCGTGACCGTGGCCGTGACCGGCCTCGGCCTCTTCCTCGGCCGGCTTCTCGACGACCAGGGTCTCGGTCGTGAGGAGCAGGGAGGCGATGGAGGCGGCGTTCTCCAGGGCGGAGCGGGTGACCTTGACCGGGTCGATGACGCCGGCCTTGACCAGGTCGCCGTACTCGCCGGTGGCGGCGTTGAAGCCCTGGCCCTTGTCGAGCTCGGCGACCTTGGAGGTGATGACGTAACCCTCCAGGCCGGAGTTCTCGGCGATCCAGCGCAGCGGCTCGACGGCGGCCTTGCGGACGACCGCGACACCCGTGGCCTCGTCGCCGGTCTTGCCGAGGTTGCCCTCAAGGATCTTGACGGCGTGGACGAGCGCGGAGCCACCACCGGAGACGATGCCCTCCTCGACCGCGGCGCGGGTCGCGGAGATGGCGTCCTCCAGACGGTGCTTCTTCTCCTTGAGCTCCACCTCGGTGGCGGCGCCGACCTTGATCACGCACACGCCGCCGGCCAGCTTCGCGAGGCGCTCCTGGAGCTTCTCGCGGTCCCAGTCGGAGTCGGTGTTCTCGATCTCGGCCTTGATCTGGTTGACGCGGCCGACGACCTCGGAGGAGTCGCCGCCACCGTCGACGACCACGGTGTCGTCCTTGGTGATCGTGACGCGGCGGGCGGTGCCCAGCACGTCCAGACCGATCTGGTCGAGCTTGAGGCCGACCTCCTCGGCGATGACCTGACCGCCGGTGAGGGTGGCGAGGTCGCCCAGCATCGCCTTGCGGCGGTCGCCGAAGCCCGGGGCCTTCACCGCGACGGCGTTGAAGGTGCCGCGGATCTTGTTCACGACCAGGGTCGACAGGGCCTCGCCCTCGACGTCCTCGGCGATGATCAGGAGCGGCTTCGAGGCATTGGCCTGGATGACCTTCTCGAGCAGCGGCAGGAGGTCCTGGATGGAGGAGATCTTGCCCTGGTGGATGAGGATGTACGGGTCCTCGAGGACGGCCTCCATGCGCTCCTGGTCCGTCACGAAGTACGGCGACAGGTAGCCCTTGTCGAAGGCCATGCCCTCGGTGAAGTCCAGCTCCAGACCGAAGGTGTTGGACTCCTCGACGGTGATGACACCGTCCTTGCCGACCTTGTCCATCGCCTCGGCGATGAGCTCGCCGACCTGGCTGTCCTGCGCGGACAGACCGGCGACGGCCGCGATGTCGGCCTTGTCCTCGATCGGACGGGCGGTCGCGAGGAGCTCCTCGGACACGGCCTTGACGGCGGCGTCGATGCCCTTCTTGAGGAGGGCGGGGGACGCGCCGGCGGCGACGTTCTTGAGGCCCTCGCGTACGAGCGCCTGGGCGAGCACGGTGGCGGTGGTCGTACCGTCACCCGCGATGTCGTTGGTCTTGGTCGCCACCTCCTTCACCAGCTGGGCACCGAGGTTCTCGAACGGGTCGTCGAGCTCGACCTCACGCGCGATGGTGACGCCGTCGTTGGTGATGGTGGGAGCGCCGAACTTCTTGTCGATGACGACGTTGCGGCCCTTGGGGCCGATCGTCACCTTGACCGTGTCGGCAAGCTTGTTGACGCCGCGCTCGAGGGCGCGACGGGCGTCCTCGTCGAACTTCAGGATCTTCGCCATGGGAGCGATTCAGCCCTCTCGAAACTCTGGAAAATCTGGGGAGAACGAACGGCGCCCCCGACGCCCGGCTACTTGAGGTCGCGGGGGGCCAGGGGCGCAGTTCACTACAAAACCGGTTGGGTACCGGGGTGAATTACTTCTCGATGATCGCGAGAACGTCGCGAGCCGAGAGGACGAGGTACTCCTCGCCGTTGTACTTCACCTCGGTGCCGCCGTACTTGCTGTACAGCACGATGTCGCCGACAGCGACGTCGAGCGGAAGACGGTTACCGTCCTCGAAACGGCCCGGGCCCACGGCAAGGACGACGCCCTCCTGGGGCTTCTCCTTCGCGGTGTCCGGGATGACCAGGCCAGAGGCCGTGGTCTGCTCGGCTTCGAGCGGCTGGACCACAATGCGGTCCTCGAGCGGCTTGATGGCAACCTTGGAGCTGGTGGTCGTCACGATCCGACCTCCCCCTTCGGAGATCTCACGGGGTTAACTGTCTGAGGTGGCGACCAGGTGGACCCGTCGTCGCGGGAGCCGGATCTACCTGTCGTCATTGGCACTCTCCAGTGGGGAGTGCCAGACCCGAGACTATGACCGCGATTAGCACTCGGTCAAGCGGAGTGCCAACGCGGCGCTCACGAGCCCATCGGATCCCGAGCGGAATCACAGCCCCCGGACACGTCACAGGTAGTCCTCGAGCCGCGCCGGCGTGAACCCTTCCGCCTGGACTTGGCGCAGCAGCTCGACCGTCGCCTCCGTGAGGTTCGGGTGCTCGGAGCCGGACAGGATGTCGCCCGGCCGCAGGGGGCCCGCGTCGGCGTCCCGCCCCCGCACGACGGCGGCGATCCCGCAGTCGGCGGCGGCCCGCAGCGTGGTGGTGTCGTACGTGCCGTACGGGGGCCGCAGGAAGCGGGGGCGGATGCCGAAGCGCTCCTTGAGCTTGTTCTGCTGGCCGCAGATCTCGGCGCGCTGGCCGGCGTACGGCAGGCCCCGCAGGGAGGGGTGGTCGAGGGTGTGGTTCTGCACGGTCGCGCCGACCGCCCGCAGCCGCGCGAAGTGTCCGTACCCCGGCCCGACCACGCTGTCCGTGACGAACATGCTGACCGGCAGCCGCAGTTCACGGACCAGGTCGACGAACCGCGGATCCCGTTCGGCACCGTCGTCGTACGTCAGGAAGACCACCTTGTCGCGGGTGGGCACGCGGTCCACGACCGGCGCGAGGCCCGGGCCCGCGGTGCGCGCGGTGACCCGGGCGGACGGTTTCGGCGCGGGGACGAGCGGCGCGGAAAGGCCCCAGCGGCGGTACGTCGCCAGGGTCGGCCCGTGCGAGCGCGCTTTGCTCACCTCGTGCGCCGCCTTCTTGCCCAGCCGTTCGATCGGGTCGACGGACTGGGCACAGCCCGTAAGGAGTACGGCGGCGAGCGCCCCGGAAAGGAGCGCGTACGGCCGCGACCTCACAGGTAGTCCTCCAAGCGCGCCACCGCGTACCCCTTGTCGGTCACCATCTTCATGAAGCGGCGGACCATGTCGGGCATCGTGCCCTTCCAGTCCTCCTTGCCGCGGAAGTGGCTGAGGACGATGTCGCCGGGGTTCAGATCGCGGTCCCACTCGCGGTACTCCCAGTGGTCGACGAAGATCTCCTCGTTCCACAGCGGGGCCGCCTTGATGCCGCAGGCCTTGGCCGCGCGCAGGGTGTCCTCGTTGTAGTTGCCGAACGGCGGCCGGAAGAGCGTGGGGCGCTTGCCGAACTGCTTCTTCATCACGTCCTGCATGCCGCAGATCTCGCGCTTCTGGCGTTCGTAGGAAAGCCCGGGCAGGTAGGGGTGGTGGAGCGTGTGGTTGTTGAGTACGACGCCACGGTCGCGCATCTTGCGGAAGTACCCGTAGTCCTCCTTGACCAGGTAGTCGCTGAGGAAGGCGGTGTACGGGATCTTCAGGTCGCTCATCATCCGCAGGAACGCGGGGTCCTTCTCGGCGCCGTCGTCGATGGTGAGGAAGACGACCTTGTCCTTGGTGGGGATGGTCGTGAAGACCGGCGGCAGATCCTCGCCGTCCTCGACCTCGAAGCCGTCGCGGAACTCGATGACCGGCTTCTTGGCGGGGGCCGGCGGCGCGGTAAGCGGTGTCTTGGCAAGGCCCCAGCGCTTGGCCGCGGCGGCCCGTGCGGCCTGCGCGCGGCGGAGCTTGGCGGCGTAGGAGTCGAGGGCACGGGCGGCGGGTGGCGCCTGCGGCGCTTGGGGTGCCTGGCGGCCGGGCGCCGGTTTCACGGGCTTGGAGCCGGCGCTCTCGGCGCAGCCGGACACGAGGGCGGCGAGGGTGAGCGCAGCGATGCCGCTCCGGACAACCGTCAACTTCATACCGTTTTTGTAATTTTGTCGTACTGATCGCATGGCGCCGGATCCTCCCAGGCCATGGCCCGTACGGGGCCACGACACCGCGGCCGGACGCGCGCCGTCCACCGACTGGCCCACAATGGCCCGGTGAACGACCTCGATCCGCCGTCCCCCCTCGCCTCCTTCGCCTCCCTGCTCACCCCCGAGGGCCGCGCCCTGCTCGACGAGGTGCGCGGCACCGACCCGGCGCGCGAACTGGCCGTCGCCACCCGGCTGCGCCGCGAGCACCCGGCCGAGCTGGTCTCGGCGGCCCTCGGGCAGGCGCGGCTGCGGCAGCGGGCGGCGGCGAAGTTCGGCGCCGAGGACGCGGAGCGGATGTTCTTCACCCCCAACGGGGTCGAGCAGTCGACCCGTACGACGGTCGCGGCGCACCGCGCGGAGCGGCTGCGCGCCCTCGGCGTCCGCTCGGTCGCCGACCTCTGTTCCGGCATCGGCGGCGACGCGATCGCGCTCGCCCGCGCCGGGATCCGGGTCCTCGCCGTCGACCGGGACCCGCTGACGGTGGCGGTGGCACGCGCGAACGCCGACGCGCTCGGCCTCACCGGCCTGATCGAGGTCCGCGAGGCGGATGTCACCGAGGTGGACGTGTCCGCGTACGAGGCCGTCTTCGTGGACCCCGCGCGCCGGGGCGGCCGAGGCCGGATCTTCGACCCGGAGGCCTACTCACCGCCCCTGTCCTGGGCGGTCGGCACGGCTTCGAAGGCTCCGCTCGCCGCACTGAAGATCGCTCCCGGCATCCCGCACGAGGCGATCCCCGCCGAGGCCGAGGCCGAGTGGATCTCGGACGGCGGCGACGTGAAGGAGGCGGTGCTGTGGTTCGGCACCGAGCCGGGGCTTGTGCGGGCCACGCTGCTGCCGGGGCCGCGGGAGGTACGGGGGCGCGGGCTGCCGGATCCGGCGGTGCGGTCCGTCGGGCGGTATCTGTACGAGCCCGACGGCGCCGTCATTCGCGCCCACCTGGTCGCGGAGGTGGCCGAGGAGCTCGACGGCGGACTGATCGACGAGACGATCGCGTACATCACGGCGGACGAGGCACGTCCGACGCCGTACGCCTCCGGCT harbors:
- a CDS encoding ester cyclase codes for the protein MTFVQLIDCKTGRFDEMDRLMDTWVEQTKGKRTATHSVIGKDRSDARHFIEIVEFASYEEAMANSNLPETDKIFREMVALCDEMPTFTDLDVVRDEWLYKTNVRNFYGLVAGKGELPSWDEVVAENYHDHDPSNEQDVIGLDAMRREVDMWRTGFDFTFTIEDQLADGDRVCTRWTWNGTHKGDFMGIPASGRQVAMTGTTIHRCTDDGKLAEGWWQYDRLGLMAQLGALDSLEQ
- a CDS encoding response regulator transcription factor encodes the protein MTSVLVCDDSPLAREALRRAVATVPGVERVTTAANGEEVLRRWGADRSDLILMDVRMPGLGGVETVRRLLSADPGARIIMLTVAEDLDGVALAVAAGARGYLHKDASRAELRATVTQALADPTWRLAPRRLRSAEMGAAPTLTAREIQVLEGMSHGRSNAEIGRELFLSEDTVKTHARRLFKKLGASDRAHAVALGFRWGLVR
- a CDS encoding polysaccharide deacetylase family protein, with the protein product MRSRPYALLSGALAAVLLTGCAQSVDPIERLGKKAAHEVSKARSHGPTLATYRRWGLSAPLVPAPKPSARVTARTAGPGLAPVVDRVPTRDKVVFLTYDDGAERDPRFVDLVRELRLPVSMFVTDSVVGPGYGHFARLRAVGATVQNHTLDHPSLRGLPYAGQRAEICGQQNKLKERFGIRPRFLRPPYGTYDTTTLRAAADCGIAAVVRGRDADAGPLRPGDILSGSEHPNLTEATVELLRQVQAEGFTPARLEDYL
- a CDS encoding WhiB family transcriptional regulator, which produces MADFSRLPGPNADLWDWQLLAACRGVDSSLFFHPEGERGAARSARENSAKEVCMRCPVRAECAAHALAVREPYGVWGGLTEDEREELMGRARNRLVSASATGSSPASNN
- a CDS encoding LysR family transcriptional regulator, whose translation is MIEARHLRVLRAVAATGSFSAAGRELGCTQPAVSQQMKALEASVGTPLLVRTGREMRLTQAGDALVRHAAGIIAGLTAAEEEVAAIAGLRAGRVRLVSFPSGSSTLVPTALAALRAAHPGTRVSLEEAEPPRSVEMLREGDCDIALAFRYEGAAGVEEWDDLVVRPLLLDRLVGLVPESHRLAGAESVAIGELAGDPWIAGCPRCRRQLVEVCRGAGFEPRIDFATDDYPAVVGLVGAGLGVAVLPELAIESVRPKGARTVRVEPPVRREIVALTLPDLAQVPAVAATLDRLARAAQR
- a CDS encoding MOSC domain-containing protein → MKLLSLNLGRARAVDYTDQPEGVTGIDKQPVPGPVRVAAPGPKGTGGSGLAGDDVCHKRHHGGDHQAVYAVAREDLDDWERELGRTLPAGSFGENLTTLGVDVSGALIGERWRIGPEVVLEVTCGRIPCRTFQEHVGEKGWVKRFTQKGAPGAYLRVVEPGEIRSGDPIEIVHRPDHDVTVALQFRAITTERGLLPRLLDAGEALHPESRAIAEKYVATPGA
- the groL gene encoding chaperonin GroEL (60 kDa chaperone family; promotes refolding of misfolded polypeptides especially under stressful conditions; forms two stacked rings of heptamers to form a barrel-shaped 14mer; ends can be capped by GroES; misfolded proteins enter the barrel where they are refolded when GroES binds); its protein translation is MAKILKFDEDARRALERGVNKLADTVKVTIGPKGRNVVIDKKFGAPTITNDGVTIAREVELDDPFENLGAQLVKEVATKTNDIAGDGTTTATVLAQALVREGLKNVAAGASPALLKKGIDAAVKAVSEELLATARPIEDKADIAAVAGLSAQDSQVGELIAEAMDKVGKDGVITVEESNTFGLELDFTEGMAFDKGYLSPYFVTDQERMEAVLEDPYILIHQGKISSIQDLLPLLEKVIQANASKPLLIIAEDVEGEALSTLVVNKIRGTFNAVAVKAPGFGDRRKAMLGDLATLTGGQVIAEEVGLKLDQIGLDVLGTARRVTITKDDTVVVDGGGDSSEVVGRVNQIKAEIENTDSDWDREKLQERLAKLAGGVCVIKVGAATEVELKEKKHRLEDAISATRAAVEEGIVSGGGSALVHAVKILEGNLGKTGDEATGVAVVRKAAVEPLRWIAENSGLEGYVITSKVAELDKGQGFNAATGEYGDLVKAGVIDPVKVTRSALENAASIASLLLTTETLVVEKPAEEEAEAGHGHGHGHSH
- a CDS encoding polysaccharide deacetylase family protein, whose amino-acid sequence is MKLTVVRSGIAALTLAALVSGCAESAGSKPVKPAPGRQAPQAPQAPPAARALDSYAAKLRRAQAARAAAAKRWGLAKTPLTAPPAPAKKPVIEFRDGFEVEDGEDLPPVFTTIPTKDKVVFLTIDDGAEKDPAFLRMMSDLKIPYTAFLSDYLVKEDYGYFRKMRDRGVVLNNHTLHHPYLPGLSYERQKREICGMQDVMKKQFGKRPTLFRPPFGNYNEDTLRAAKACGIKAAPLWNEEIFVDHWEYREWDRDLNPGDIVLSHFRGKEDWKGTMPDMVRRFMKMVTDKGYAVARLEDYL
- a CDS encoding SDR family oxidoreductase, which produces MTTALITGSTAGIGAAFARRLAADGHNLVLVARDTKRLGEQATELHDRHGIEAEVLTADLATDDGIEAVAERLSDRKNPVDLLVNNAGFGNKGRYLDVSIADELKMLKVHCEAVLRLTSAATEGMRERGRGGVVNVASVAAFLPRGTYGASKAWVVQFSQGAAKDLAGSGVRLMALCPGFVRTEFHQRAGMGTDNIPNWMWLDADKLVAAALTDLSRGKTLSIPDPRYKVLMGMAKVAPRSLLGGISSRTGRKYGPQ
- a CDS encoding sigma-70 family RNA polymerase sigma factor, producing the protein MRDDETTVIGALVHRAVDGDEQATHDLLAHVHPLALRYCRTRLSRLPGDARHFVEDLAQEVCVAVLLALPRYKDTGRPFEAFVFAIAGHKVADLQRAAMRHPGSTAVPSDEMPERPDDSLGPEERALLSSDAEWAKKLLANLPDNQRELLLLRIAVGLTAEETGQMLGMSPGAVRVAQHRALSRLRALAEQ
- a CDS encoding SAM-dependent methyltransferase encodes the protein MARTGPRHRGRTRAVHRLAHNGPVNDLDPPSPLASFASLLTPEGRALLDEVRGTDPARELAVATRLRREHPAELVSAALGQARLRQRAAAKFGAEDAERMFFTPNGVEQSTRTTVAAHRAERLRALGVRSVADLCSGIGGDAIALARAGIRVLAVDRDPLTVAVARANADALGLTGLIEVREADVTEVDVSAYEAVFVDPARRGGRGRIFDPEAYSPPLSWAVGTASKAPLAALKIAPGIPHEAIPAEAEAEWISDGGDVKEAVLWFGTEPGLVRATLLPGPREVRGRGLPDPAVRSVGRYLYEPDGAVIRAHLVAEVAEELDGGLIDETIAYITADEARPTPYASGYEITDQLPFGVKKLKALLRERQVGVLTVKKRGSAVEPEELRRKVLPKAQGPNSATVFMTRVAGAPTMLVGHPLAG
- the groES gene encoding co-chaperone GroES: MTTTSSKVAIKPLEDRIVVQPLEAEQTTASGLVIPDTAKEKPQEGVVLAVGPGRFEDGNRLPLDVAVGDIVLYSKYGGTEVKYNGEEYLVLSARDVLAIIEK